In Deinococcota bacterium, a genomic segment contains:
- the lpxA gene encoding acyl-ACP--UDP-N-acetylglucosamine O-acyltransferase, whose product MASSATVHPTAVVHGDAVLENGVVVGPFVVIGADVRVGAGTALLPGTVLHSGSRVGRNCRLGPYATVSGEPMDLRFGGEPSCAVLEDEVVMRDFSSVHRASGEGEATRVGRGSLLMSYSHVSHNVSVGRGCVLTTSVQLGGHSQVGDHANLGAGALLHQFCRVGTCAMYGAGSASNQDILPYSMARGNPAKHYRLNRVGLERRGLTVEAYGMLERAIRAARRRDWETVADLAQESDEVREMLRFKEASKRGICGFV is encoded by the coding sequence GTGGCCTCGAGCGCAACCGTCCACCCGACCGCGGTCGTGCACGGTGACGCTGTTTTGGAGAATGGCGTCGTCGTCGGACCCTTCGTGGTGATAGGGGCGGACGTGCGGGTGGGCGCGGGGACGGCGCTCCTGCCGGGCACCGTCTTGCACAGCGGCAGCCGCGTCGGACGGAACTGCCGCCTGGGGCCTTACGCCACCGTGAGCGGCGAGCCGATGGACCTGCGCTTTGGAGGCGAGCCAAGCTGCGCGGTCTTGGAAGACGAGGTCGTGATGCGCGACTTTTCAAGCGTCCACCGCGCCAGCGGTGAAGGCGAGGCGACGAGAGTGGGCAGGGGAAGCCTGCTGATGAGTTACAGCCACGTCTCCCACAACGTCAGCGTCGGCCGGGGCTGCGTCTTGACCACCAGCGTGCAGCTGGGCGGTCACAGCCAGGTGGGCGACCACGCCAACCTGGGCGCGGGCGCGCTGCTGCACCAGTTCTGCCGCGTCGGCACCTGCGCCATGTACGGCGCGGGCAGCGCCAGCAACCAGGACATCCTGCCCTACAGCATGGCCCGCGGCAACCCCGCCAAACACTACCGGCTCAACCGGGTGGGCCTCGAGCGCCGCGGCCTCACGGTCGAAGCGTATGGGATGCTCGAGCGCGCGATTCGCGCCGCGCGGCGGCGGGACTGGGAGACAGTCGCCGACCTCGCCCAAGAGAGCGACGAGGTGCGCGAGATGCTCCGCTTCAAGGAGGCGTCCAAGCGCGGTATCTGCGGCTTCGTCTGA
- the fabZ gene encoding 3-hydroxyacyl-ACP dehydratase FabZ: MKTVDIRAILPHRYPFLLVDKFVSQEGDGFECLKNVSAGEPFFQGHFPGEPVMPGVLIVEALAQAAAVGLAVREGLQERGPGYFAAIESAKFKRKVVPGDALRLTGTILMFRRGLCKVEARALVESDVAAEATLSFIFTK, encoded by the coding sequence ATGAAGACCGTGGATATCCGCGCCATCTTGCCTCACCGTTACCCCTTTTTGCTGGTGGACAAGTTCGTCTCGCAAGAGGGCGACGGCTTTGAATGCCTCAAGAACGTGAGCGCGGGCGAGCCCTTTTTCCAGGGCCACTTTCCAGGCGAGCCCGTCATGCCCGGAGTGCTCATCGTCGAGGCGCTGGCGCAGGCGGCGGCGGTGGGGTTGGCGGTGCGCGAGGGCTTGCAGGAGCGCGGGCCGGGTTACTTTGCCGCCATCGAGAGCGCCAAATTCAAACGCAAGGTGGTTCCCGGCGACGCGCTCAGGCTCACCGGCACCATCTTGATGTTCCGGCGCGGCCTCTGCAAGGTCGAGGCGAGGGCGCTAGTGGAGAGCGACGTCGCGGCCGAGGCCACGCTCTCCTTTATCTTCACGAAGTAG